A single region of the Spartobacteria bacterium genome encodes:
- a CDS encoding putative addiction module antidote protein, which translates to MIAKTKINDLPEFDMASQLRSEEDIVEYLRQVLADGDSGELVAALGHIAKARGMTQIAKASGITREALYKALRPNSQPRFETIQRICQALGVQLTVELRS; encoded by the coding sequence ATGATAGCGAAAACTAAGATCAACGACCTGCCGGAATTTGACATGGCCAGCCAGTTGCGCAGTGAAGAGGATATTGTCGAATACCTGCGCCAAGTCCTGGCGGATGGAGATAGCGGGGAGCTGGTCGCTGCCCTGGGACATATAGCCAAGGCCCGTGGCATGACGCAGATCGCCAAAGCCAGCGGCATTACAAGGGAAGCCCTTTACAAAGCCCTGCGGCCCAACAGTCAACCTCGATTCGAGACGATCCAGCGCATCTGCCAGGCTCTTGGTGTGCAACTGACCGTGGAGCTTAGGTCATAG
- a CDS encoding ATP-binding protein, with protein sequence MFRPAKRSSAKLRLALCGPSGSGKTYSALQIAQGLGGRIALIDTERGSGDLYSDLCTYDVAQLTPPYTPARYIEAIRAAEKAGYDTLIVDSLSHAWSGPGGVLEMQDRAAKALKNSLAAWREVTPEHNGLVDSLLQSPCHVIVTMRTKTAYETQQEGAKTKVVKIGLAPVQRDGLEYEFTVVLDLSVDGHIATGTKDRTGLFDGQHFVVNCETGRILSRWLQGDNPTVIEMTTERANLLLQELTALGLGGLREAYGDYVCAKYGLESINAMGPEHIAEQLVILRQCRDRPGRKSQFEEMLGRLSA encoded by the coding sequence ATGTTTCGACCAGCTAAAAGAAGTAGCGCCAAACTGCGTCTCGCCCTTTGTGGCCCATCCGGTTCCGGCAAAACCTATTCGGCCCTGCAAATAGCCCAGGGACTTGGTGGCCGGATAGCCCTTATCGACACGGAACGCGGTAGCGGGGATCTCTATTCTGACCTGTGCACCTACGACGTCGCCCAACTGACCCCGCCGTATACCCCTGCCCGGTACATCGAAGCCATACGGGCAGCAGAGAAAGCCGGGTACGACACCTTGATCGTGGACAGCCTGAGTCACGCGTGGTCCGGACCCGGTGGCGTACTGGAGATGCAAGACAGGGCGGCAAAAGCGCTCAAAAACAGTTTAGCCGCTTGGCGGGAGGTGACGCCGGAGCATAACGGGTTGGTGGACAGCCTGCTCCAAAGCCCATGCCATGTAATCGTCACCATGCGCACCAAGACCGCCTACGAAACTCAGCAGGAAGGAGCGAAGACGAAAGTCGTCAAGATTGGACTTGCGCCGGTCCAGCGCGACGGTCTGGAGTACGAATTTACGGTTGTTCTGGATTTGTCCGTAGACGGCCACATCGCCACAGGAACCAAGGACCGTACCGGGTTGTTCGATGGACAGCATTTCGTGGTTAATTGTGAAACAGGCCGCATACTTAGCAGGTGGTTACAAGGCGACAACCCCACTGTGATCGAAATGACCACGGAGCGGGCGAATCTGCTTCTTCAGGAATTAACCGCGCTGGGACTTGGCGGCTTACGAGAAGCATACGGGGACTATGTCTGCGCCAAATACGGACTGGAATCCATCAACGCCATGGGTCCGGAACACATAGCCGAGCAGCTTGTAATCTTACGCCAGTGCCGAGATCGGCCTGGGCGAAAAAGCCAGTTTGAGGAAATGCTTGGCAGGTTGAGCGCATAA
- a CDS encoding VWA domain-containing protein, with the protein MIDTKAVMRSLPLVAGVLGKKYGVTVEIGGSEAFTDGHIIHLPALPVDMPDTFLALARGCLDHEAAHVRDTDFDALKQAGLSPTEMHVWNSVEDWRVENKLAEAFPGCRGNFDWLIMHIFGSGQPQNAPSATDILNWILLHVRCWDVPALSNHRDSLAVRIDNQFPGVRGQIEGILGSVHRNCRSTQDVIDAAREIVRVLGQAAKAEQRETGNQESSPGNSGAPGDDHPRPGGQDNNTPAQPKTEEPSYPTTEKARQELSALLGADKAELPPTLGSILSTTLEGVSRQGSVENGITVAVQAAKASSPFAYADIQEAARAAVALRTRLHGLLQTKVETRCAVGRKGRLDTRSLHRLAVSDPRVFRRNQHRQGIDTAVHVLLDCSGSMVRRIHLACTACYAVGKALESMGINVAITAFPAEQLPDGSYTTIAPLVRHGQRVHTSLDLSAAGGTPMGEALWWTMQEMLSLPEHRKIILIITDGSPDNTECAVRAIAVAEAAGFEVYGIGIGLDYIGNLLPRTSRTIQVLPELSPAMFEVLQKALLS; encoded by the coding sequence ATGATCGACACAAAAGCCGTCATGCGCTCGCTGCCCTTGGTGGCGGGCGTACTCGGCAAAAAATACGGAGTGACGGTCGAAATAGGTGGAAGCGAAGCCTTCACCGATGGCCATATCATCCACCTACCGGCGCTCCCCGTTGATATGCCCGACACGTTCCTGGCCTTGGCACGGGGGTGTCTTGACCACGAGGCCGCCCATGTCCGTGACACGGACTTCGACGCATTAAAGCAGGCCGGGCTCTCTCCAACAGAGATGCACGTGTGGAACTCCGTCGAGGATTGGCGCGTTGAAAACAAGCTGGCGGAGGCGTTCCCTGGCTGCCGGGGCAACTTCGATTGGCTCATCATGCACATATTCGGTTCCGGACAGCCGCAGAATGCACCGTCCGCGACCGATATCCTGAACTGGATACTGCTCCATGTCAGGTGCTGGGATGTGCCTGCGCTCAGTAATCACAGGGATAGCCTGGCAGTGCGGATCGATAACCAGTTTCCCGGAGTACGTGGTCAGATAGAGGGCATTCTGGGGAGCGTACACAGAAACTGCCGCTCCACCCAGGACGTCATCGATGCTGCACGCGAGATTGTGCGTGTTCTGGGGCAGGCAGCCAAGGCGGAACAACGGGAGACCGGAAATCAAGAAAGTAGTCCCGGCAATTCTGGTGCTCCGGGTGACGACCACCCCCGCCCCGGTGGACAGGATAACAATACCCCAGCCCAACCAAAAACCGAAGAACCCTCCTACCCCACCACAGAAAAAGCCAGGCAGGAACTCAGCGCCCTACTTGGGGCCGACAAAGCCGAACTCCCGCCCACGCTGGGTTCCATCCTCTCGACCACACTTGAAGGCGTATCCCGGCAGGGCAGTGTAGAAAATGGTATCACCGTGGCCGTCCAGGCCGCGAAAGCAAGCAGCCCCTTCGCCTACGCCGACATCCAGGAAGCCGCCCGCGCTGCCGTCGCCCTGCGCACCAGGCTGCATGGTCTGCTTCAGACAAAAGTGGAAACCCGGTGCGCCGTTGGCCGCAAAGGACGGCTCGATACGCGCAGCCTGCATCGTCTGGCGGTGTCAGATCCTCGTGTGTTCCGCAGAAACCAGCATCGCCAAGGCATAGACACAGCCGTTCATGTGCTCCTGGACTGCTCAGGGTCCATGGTCCGTAGAATCCATCTGGCCTGCACAGCCTGTTACGCCGTAGGCAAGGCCCTGGAAAGCATGGGTATAAACGTAGCCATCACCGCGTTTCCCGCTGAGCAGCTGCCTGACGGATCGTACACCACCATAGCGCCCCTGGTCAGGCATGGCCAGCGGGTACACACCAGCCTCGACCTTTCGGCCGCCGGGGGCACTCCCATGGGAGAAGCCCTGTGGTGGACGATGCAGGAAATGCTCAGCCTCCCCGAGCATCGCAAAATAATCCTCATCATCACAGACGGAAGCCCGGACAACACCGAGTGCGCCGTACGGGCCATAGCCGTGGCCGAGGCTGCCGGATTCGAGGTCTATGGGATCGGCATCGGCTTAGACTACATAGGGAATCTTCTGCCCCGCACCAGCAGGACCATCCAGGTCCTGCCCGAACTGAGCCCGGCGATGTTCGAGGTGCTGCAAAAAGCCCTGCTATCTTAA
- a CDS encoding DUF3150 domain-containing protein has protein sequence MNTQTDIKVLHSLLALHLEVNIWTARKKLIPEDFAGAVLPPDDLASLGSKRICDPESLSIFGTLKSRAVSLLDRHGVRFLGGWAIPEKLAGDITTELGQIQDNFNAAKETFLASYDQSVRDWIDKHSGWEQIIADSTVSADYVRSRMGFAWKVYRIVPPDPSDTITAGLAEEVESLGQTLFGEVSKAATEAWHKCFAGKTEITRKALSPLRTIHQKLTGLSFVEPRVAPVAELIETAFESLPKRGRIDGANLLMLQGLISLLRDADGLVEHGQMVIDGTTSKDVLGLLLVKDEIREPVPVPEDTTQIRITPPVQAVLPNYGLW, from the coding sequence ATGAACACACAAACCGATATCAAGGTCCTGCACAGCCTGTTGGCTCTGCACCTGGAAGTAAATATATGGACGGCCCGCAAGAAACTTATCCCGGAGGATTTCGCAGGGGCAGTGCTCCCCCCGGACGATCTGGCGTCCCTCGGCAGCAAACGCATCTGCGACCCGGAAAGCCTGAGCATATTCGGGACTCTCAAATCCAGGGCCGTGAGTCTGCTTGACCGACACGGCGTACGGTTCCTGGGCGGCTGGGCCATTCCGGAAAAACTGGCGGGTGACATTACCACAGAGCTTGGGCAGATCCAGGACAATTTCAATGCGGCCAAGGAAACGTTTCTAGCCAGCTACGACCAGTCCGTAAGGGACTGGATAGACAAACACTCGGGTTGGGAACAGATCATCGCCGATTCCACGGTCAGTGCCGATTACGTACGCAGCCGCATGGGTTTTGCCTGGAAGGTCTACCGCATTGTACCACCAGACCCATCTGACACGATTACCGCCGGCCTTGCCGAAGAAGTGGAAAGCCTCGGTCAGACTCTGTTTGGCGAGGTGTCCAAGGCCGCCACGGAAGCCTGGCACAAATGCTTTGCCGGGAAGACCGAGATTACCCGCAAGGCCCTCTCCCCATTACGAACCATTCACCAGAAACTGACGGGCCTGAGCTTTGTGGAACCACGGGTCGCGCCGGTTGCCGAACTCATTGAGACCGCGTTCGAGAGCCTGCCCAAGCGGGGCAGAATAGACGGTGCAAATCTGCTCATGCTGCAAGGACTCATATCTCTGCTGCGGGATGCAGACGGGCTGGTCGAGCACGGTCAAATGGTCATCGACGGAACGACTTCCAAAGATGTGTTGGGGTTGTTGCTGGTCAAGGACGAAATAAGAGAACCCGTACCTGTTCCCGAGGATACCACCCAGATCCGCATCACACCGCCAGTCCAGGCGGTGCTGCCCAACTATGGGTTGTGGTAA
- a CDS encoding ParB/RepB/Spo0J family partition protein, which produces MDYELGKIYELPVDELIENPNQPRTSFDEVELESLKESIDKYGLLQPILVKKDVSGKVVIVSGERRYRAFKALNKTTIPAWFTDGDEEELALIENLVRDDLSYMETSNALKKLESKFADQKELAKVIGKSQSLVSEIISLQRLPDDFKTAILGKKEFALRRLKTIAVCKNKDKQEKLCAEYLKQVQKGGTDKKRDRAKGKELVAKKLKAMLGQMTRLEAHSKATDANEQINAKFKKAVDAIGGLIKEFE; this is translated from the coding sequence ATGGATTACGAATTAGGAAAAATTTATGAATTGCCGGTGGACGAGCTGATTGAAAATCCCAACCAACCCAGGACAAGCTTTGATGAGGTCGAGTTGGAATCTTTGAAAGAATCGATTGATAAATACGGTTTACTGCAGCCAATATTAGTTAAGAAAGACGTTAGCGGGAAAGTGGTCATTGTGTCGGGTGAACGAAGGTATCGAGCGTTCAAAGCGTTGAATAAAACTACGATCCCGGCATGGTTTACAGACGGAGATGAAGAAGAGTTGGCTCTTATTGAAAATTTGGTTCGTGATGATTTGAGCTACATGGAAACATCCAACGCCTTGAAGAAACTTGAAAGTAAATTTGCTGATCAAAAAGAGCTGGCCAAAGTGATTGGGAAATCTCAATCACTGGTAAGCGAAATTATAAGTCTTCAAAGACTTCCTGATGATTTTAAGACGGCAATACTAGGAAAGAAAGAGTTTGCGTTACGCCGCCTCAAGACCATTGCAGTATGCAAGAATAAAGATAAACAAGAGAAGTTGTGCGCGGAGTATCTCAAGCAGGTCCAGAAAGGTGGGACAGACAAGAAGCGAGACCGCGCTAAAGGGAAAGAACTGGTTGCAAAGAAATTAAAGGCAATGCTTGGGCAGATGACGCGTTTAGAGGCGCATTCAAAAGCGACGGATGCAAACGAGCAAATAAATGCGAAGTTTAAGAAGGCTGTCGATGCTATAGGCGGTTTAATCAAAGAATTCGAGTGA
- a CDS encoding type II toxin-antitoxin system RelE/ParE family toxin, translated as MYTIKWTHSFERWINRLRDKPTRIRLLRRLEKAQRGLLGDVRPIGEDVYEMREFYGPGWRMYYVQQGGQLIVMLGGGDKSSQAEDIAAAKVMAAQIREESHDSEN; from the coding sequence ATGTACACAATCAAGTGGACCCATAGTTTCGAGCGATGGATCAACCGCCTACGTGACAAGCCGACACGAATTCGGTTGTTGCGGCGGCTGGAGAAGGCGCAAAGAGGCTTGCTCGGGGATGTGCGCCCGATTGGTGAAGATGTCTACGAGATGCGGGAATTTTATGGGCCTGGTTGGCGTATGTATTACGTGCAGCAAGGCGGCCAGTTGATAGTGATGCTCGGTGGCGGGGACAAAAGCAGTCAGGCCGAGGATATCGCGGCCGCCAAGGTGATGGCTGCGCAGATCAGGGAGGAAAGTCATGATAGCGAAAACTAA